From Vogesella sp. XCS3, the proteins below share one genomic window:
- a CDS encoding cell division protein ZipA C-terminal FtsZ-binding domain-containing protein, whose product MSEMKIGILLLSALVVALVFGFNFYQEWRFRKKTSQAFARHHTDVLLDVPRNNVRDGQQARLEPVLLDDEDDTTPAYLNDIPPPAPLVRTAEPEPAAPVVQEPPELDAADHQALVVSLLDPSLDFIAEVVFAQPQALDQLPRFNVAKRVQAILRTERGLWKPAEILPGTRYKQVNFGLQLVDRGGAVTEQELASFCQQVSHYAEKLGAQVSFPQRQQKLVSARELDRFCVDVDVLIGINIVAGKPIAGARLRSVAEAAGLQLEPDGQFHYLADSGNTLFSLASADQTPFTLHTLLDKQFPALTLMFDVPRVAGGVAVFDRAVQFAKHLSQEFDAQLVDDNRRVLSDQGLAQIRDQLTRIYGNMDDRGIAPGSVAALRLFA is encoded by the coding sequence ATGAGCGAAATGAAAATAGGCATCTTGTTGCTGAGTGCATTGGTAGTAGCACTGGTATTCGGCTTCAATTTTTATCAGGAATGGCGCTTTCGCAAGAAGACTAGCCAGGCCTTTGCACGCCATCACACCGATGTGTTGCTGGACGTCCCCAGAAATAATGTGCGTGACGGCCAGCAGGCGCGTCTGGAGCCCGTGTTGCTGGATGACGAAGACGACACTACACCAGCCTACCTGAACGATATCCCGCCGCCCGCGCCGCTGGTGCGCACCGCCGAGCCGGAGCCTGCTGCCCCGGTAGTGCAGGAGCCTCCGGAGCTGGACGCGGCCGACCACCAGGCCTTGGTGGTATCGCTGCTGGATCCGTCGCTGGACTTCATCGCCGAGGTGGTCTTCGCGCAGCCGCAGGCGCTAGACCAGCTGCCGCGCTTCAATGTGGCCAAACGTGTGCAGGCTATCCTGCGCACCGAGCGTGGCCTGTGGAAACCGGCCGAAATCCTGCCGGGCACCCGCTACAAACAAGTGAACTTTGGCCTGCAGCTGGTTGACCGCGGCGGTGCGGTTACCGAGCAGGAACTGGCCAGCTTCTGCCAACAGGTAAGCCACTACGCTGAAAAGCTCGGCGCCCAGGTCAGTTTTCCGCAGCGCCAGCAAAAGCTGGTGTCGGCGCGCGAGCTGGACCGCTTCTGCGTTGATGTAGACGTGCTGATCGGTATCAATATTGTGGCAGGCAAGCCCATTGCCGGTGCGCGCCTGCGCAGTGTTGCCGAGGCCGCCGGCCTGCAGCTGGAGCCGGATGGGCAGTTCCACTATCTGGCCGACTCCGGCAATACGCTGTTTTCGCTGGCTTCTGCCGACCAGACCCCGTTTACCTTGCACACCTTGCTGGACAAACAGTTCCCGGCGCTGACGCTGATGTTCGACGTGCCGCGTGTGGCTGGCGGGGTAGCCGTATTCGACCGTGCAGTACAGTTTGCCAAGCATTTGTCGCAAGAGTTTGACGCGCAGCTGGTAGACGATAACCGCCGTGTGCTCAGCGACCAGGGCTTGGCGCAGATCCGCGATCAGCTCACCCGCATCTACGGCAATATGGACGACCGCGGCATTGCGCCAGGCAGCGTGGCTGCCCTGCGGCTGTTTGCCTGA
- a CDS encoding energy transducer TonB, whose protein sequence is MRRALLASLLLHALLLWGLATALSLPPAGPPALLISLQPAPVSAYAHQPRASPGTPARPAAPKPDHGGRAAQVARAANPVAAQDAAVSTATAPVPVAVPLSTSPAPALPAGAAAPLTPGGQSPARGEAGSQEAASSRPARVLQAPRPDYPVISRDLGEQGVVMLRLAIDADGRLQRTELQKSSGFTRLDKAARDSVARWQFQAALENGRPVAAQLVLPVRFSLDEN, encoded by the coding sequence ATGCGCCGGGCGCTGCTGGCATCGCTACTGCTGCATGCCCTGCTGCTATGGGGTTTGGCCACAGCCTTGTCGCTGCCACCGGCAGGGCCCCCCGCCTTGCTGATCAGCCTGCAGCCGGCACCGGTATCAGCCTATGCGCACCAGCCGCGGGCGAGCCCGGGCACGCCAGCCAGGCCGGCTGCGCCAAAGCCGGATCACGGCGGGCGGGCAGCGCAAGTGGCGCGCGCGGCCAACCCTGTGGCAGCGCAAGATGCAGCCGTATCAACCGCCACCGCGCCGGTGCCTGTCGCGGTACCGTTATCCACTAGCCCTGCGCCAGCGCTGCCCGCTGGTGCTGCTGCGCCGCTTACACCGGGTGGGCAGAGCCCGGCCCGTGGCGAGGCGGGTAGCCAGGAGGCCGCCAGTAGCCGCCCCGCCCGTGTACTGCAAGCGCCGCGGCCCGATTATCCTGTCATCTCGCGCGATCTGGGCGAGCAAGGCGTGGTAATGTTGCGGCTGGCAATAGATGCCGATGGCAGGTTGCAGCGCACCGAGCTGCAGAAAAGCAGTGGTTTTACCCGCCTGGACAAGGCCGCGCGCGATAGCGTGGCGCGCTGGCAGTTCCAGGCCGCGCTGGAAAACGGGCGGCCGGTGGCAGCCCAGCTGGTGCTGCCGGTGCGCTTTTCCCTTGACGAAAATTGA
- the smc gene encoding chromosome segregation protein SMC, with the protein MRLTHIKLAGFKSFVDPTSIAVPGQLVAVIGPNGCGKSNVIDAVRWVLGESSAKQLRGESMQDVIFNGSSTRKPVSRASVELVFDNADGQLTGPWGQYAEVSIKRVLTRQGESSYYINNQQVRRRDITDLFLGTGVGARGYAVIEQGMISRIIEARPEELRAYLEEAAGVSKYKERRRETENRLADTRDNLTRIEDLKLELGRQVERLSEQAEVAANYQDMRGALTFKQNLLALARREEAARIEATARGELARIETEETALEAAHTHLETELETVRETHYAASDAVHEAQQALFEANANLARLEEQQRHRLQSRERLERELASARNERQQLAEHQAQVEDELDDWLPRREEAQMRMEEAQMGLEDGADSLPSAEAAFRVADQRLAQMTAQIANLTRERDLARQQGEHLRRSIEQLAGREHALQRELQDLNLPEHAVLDAARAEVDKARSALDAVRARLAADEAKQADLSAEREQLDKTLNALHSDAARAEAEMAALDAVLAREAAGEQLAGWLASQQLADAPALWQSLQVDDAWRTAVEVVLGERLAARAGHAGDTDPPAPVALVDQPASQPAASGPRPALLQQLSVDSAFAGALADWLAGVYCAANLDDAIARRGELAAGECWVTPQGHRISRHAVHFHAAQAGDGMMARKAARDAAAERLATLQPQQRDAQRRRDSVVSMLGMLAEAIRAQKSAVSRLEAELNAATLEHVKLDQAARQGAARLAAIHAEQQRLQDERSTAQDTIADAELLAEENAMQLEELAEQLEDARLARLNAETGLELARNKTRDAERQLHEIKLAQHTAEQKVAELARRARELVERDQQLQERLETLVMEAETVEEAAPDDVLQEALAVREMREHSLSATRDQLNALTEALRQYTQRQQEINAALPALREARSDWLLKHQEARLNVERFDEELKTAEADEAALLPHLTDAVKPNALAAEIARLARAIDGLGAVNLAALQELEEAKKRGDYLASQTDDLMQAMATLEEAIAKIDGETRDMLQATYDAVNAKMSEFFPTLFGGGRAELVLTGEDLLSAGIQIIAQPPGKKNSTIHLLSGGEKALTAMSLVFSLFSLNPAPFCLLDEVDAPLDDANTSRFCDLVKQMAAHTQFLYISHNRLTMEMAEQLVGVTMQEQGCSRIVAVDIVEALKMRETA; encoded by the coding sequence TTGCGCCTTACCCATATCAAGCTTGCCGGCTTCAAATCGTTTGTCGACCCTACCAGTATTGCCGTGCCCGGCCAGCTGGTGGCCGTGATCGGCCCCAATGGCTGCGGCAAATCCAATGTGATCGACGCCGTGCGCTGGGTGCTGGGCGAGTCCAGCGCCAAGCAGCTGCGCGGCGAGTCCATGCAAGACGTGATTTTCAACGGTTCCAGCACGCGCAAACCGGTATCACGTGCCTCGGTCGAGCTGGTATTCGATAACGCCGACGGCCAGCTTACCGGCCCGTGGGGGCAGTACGCCGAGGTGTCTATCAAGCGCGTACTCACGCGTCAGGGCGAATCCAGCTATTACATCAATAACCAGCAAGTGCGCCGCCGCGACATTACTGACCTGTTCCTTGGTACCGGCGTGGGTGCACGTGGCTACGCGGTGATCGAGCAGGGCATGATCTCGCGCATTATCGAGGCCCGCCCCGAAGAGCTACGCGCCTATCTGGAAGAAGCGGCTGGCGTGTCCAAGTACAAAGAACGCCGCCGCGAAACCGAAAACCGCCTGGCCGATACCCGCGACAACCTGACCCGTATCGAAGATCTCAAGCTGGAGCTGGGCCGCCAGGTAGAACGCCTGAGCGAGCAAGCCGAAGTGGCGGCCAACTACCAGGACATGCGCGGCGCGCTCACCTTCAAGCAAAACCTGCTGGCCTTGGCGCGGCGCGAAGAAGCCGCCCGCATCGAAGCCACCGCACGTGGCGAGCTGGCGCGTATCGAAACCGAAGAAACCGCGCTGGAAGCCGCCCATACCCACCTGGAAACCGAGCTGGAAACCGTGCGCGAAACGCACTACGCCGCCAGCGATGCCGTGCACGAGGCGCAGCAGGCGCTGTTTGAAGCCAATGCCAATCTGGCGCGGCTGGAAGAGCAGCAGCGCCACCGACTGCAAAGCCGCGAACGGCTGGAGCGCGAGCTGGCCAGCGCCCGCAACGAGCGCCAGCAGCTGGCCGAGCACCAAGCCCAGGTAGAAGACGAGCTGGACGACTGGCTGCCGCGCCGCGAAGAAGCACAGATGCGCATGGAAGAAGCGCAAATGGGGTTGGAAGACGGCGCCGACAGCCTGCCATCGGCCGAGGCCGCCTTCCGCGTGGCCGACCAGCGTCTGGCGCAGATGACCGCGCAAATTGCCAACCTGACCCGCGAGCGCGACCTGGCGCGGCAACAGGGCGAGCACCTGCGCCGCAGTATCGAGCAGCTGGCCGGGCGCGAACACGCCCTGCAGCGCGAGCTGCAAGACCTGAACCTGCCAGAACACGCCGTGCTGGACGCTGCCCGTGCCGAAGTAGACAAAGCCCGCAGCGCGCTGGACGCCGTGCGCGCCAGGTTGGCCGCAGATGAAGCCAAACAGGCCGACTTGTCTGCCGAGCGCGAGCAACTGGATAAAACACTCAACGCCCTGCACAGCGACGCCGCCCGCGCCGAAGCTGAAATGGCCGCGCTTGACGCCGTGCTGGCCCGCGAAGCAGCAGGCGAGCAGCTAGCCGGCTGGTTGGCCAGCCAGCAGCTGGCCGACGCACCGGCGCTATGGCAAAGCCTGCAGGTAGATGATGCCTGGCGCACCGCCGTGGAGGTGGTACTGGGCGAGCGCCTGGCCGCTCGTGCAGGCCACGCTGGCGACACCGACCCACCCGCCCCGGTGGCGCTGGTGGATCAGCCAGCCAGCCAGCCCGCGGCCAGCGGCCCGCGCCCCGCCTTGCTGCAGCAGCTTAGCGTGGATAGCGCTTTTGCCGGCGCGCTGGCCGACTGGCTGGCCGGCGTGTACTGCGCGGCCAACCTGGACGACGCCATCGCCCGCCGTGGCGAATTGGCCGCCGGTGAGTGCTGGGTTACGCCGCAAGGCCACCGCATTAGCCGCCATGCCGTGCATTTTCACGCCGCGCAAGCTGGCGACGGCATGATGGCGCGCAAAGCCGCACGTGACGCCGCCGCCGAACGGCTAGCCACCTTGCAGCCACAGCAGCGCGACGCGCAGCGCCGCCGCGATAGCGTGGTTTCCATGCTGGGCATGCTGGCCGAAGCCATCCGCGCGCAGAAATCCGCCGTGTCGCGGCTAGAGGCGGAGCTGAACGCCGCCACGCTGGAGCACGTCAAGCTGGACCAGGCCGCACGGCAGGGCGCCGCCCGCCTGGCGGCCATCCACGCCGAGCAGCAGCGCCTGCAAGATGAGCGCAGCACCGCACAAGACACCATCGCCGATGCCGAGCTGCTGGCTGAAGAAAACGCCATGCAGCTGGAAGAGCTGGCCGAGCAGCTGGAAGACGCCCGCTTGGCGCGCCTGAACGCCGAAACCGGTCTGGAACTGGCGCGTAACAAAACCCGCGACGCCGAACGCCAGTTGCACGAAATCAAGCTGGCCCAGCACACCGCCGAACAAAAAGTAGCCGAGCTGGCGCGCCGCGCGCGCGAGCTGGTCGAGCGCGACCAGCAGCTGCAGGAGCGTCTGGAAACGCTGGTCATGGAGGCCGAAACCGTAGAAGAGGCCGCGCCGGACGACGTGTTGCAAGAGGCACTGGCGGTGCGCGAAATGCGCGAGCACAGCCTGTCCGCTACCCGCGACCAGCTGAATGCCCTCACCGAAGCCCTGCGCCAGTACACGCAACGTCAACAAGAAATCAACGCGGCGCTGCCGGCGCTGCGCGAGGCGCGCTCGGACTGGCTGCTGAAACACCAGGAAGCACGGCTGAACGTAGAGCGTTTTGACGAAGAGCTGAAAACCGCCGAGGCCGACGAAGCCGCGCTGCTGCCGCACCTGACCGACGCGGTAAAACCCAATGCACTGGCCGCAGAAATCGCCCGCTTGGCGCGCGCCATCGATGGCCTGGGCGCGGTGAACCTGGCCGCGCTGCAAGAGCTGGAAGAAGCCAAAAAGCGTGGCGACTATTTGGCCAGCCAGACCGATGACCTGATGCAGGCCATGGCTACGCTGGAAGAAGCCATCGCCAAAATCGACGGCGAAACCCGCGATATGCTGCAGGCTACCTACGACGCGGTGAACGCCAAGATGAGTGAGTTTTTCCCCACGCTATTTGGCGGCGGCCGCGCCGAGCTGGTGCTCACCGGCGAGGATTTGCTATCGGCGGGTATCCAGATCATCGCGCAGCCGCCAGGCAAGAAAAACAGCACCATCCACTTGCTATCGGGTGGCGAAAAAGCGCTTACCGCCATGAGCCTGGTGTTCTCGCTATTCAGCCTGAACCCGGCGCCATTCTGCTTGCTGGACGAAGTGGACGCCCCGCTGGACGACGCCAATACCAGCCGTTTCTGCGACCTGGTGAAGCAGATGGCGGCGCACACGCAGTTCCTGTACATCAGCCATAACCGCCTCACCATGGAAATGGCCGAGCAGCTGGTGGGCGTGACCATGCAAGAGCAAGGCTGCAGCCGTATTGTGGCGGTGGATATTGTCGAGGCGCTGAAAATGCGCGAAACGGCTTAA
- a CDS encoding YqgE/AlgH family protein: protein METLSLAHHFLIAMPDMADPLFAKSIVYLCEHGEQGAMGVIINKPSGIVLAQLLEQIDLPLTNDDTNTTPVFFGGPVQPDRGFVLHKPIGNWQSTLTITDDLALSTSKDILAAVADGRGPDKLQISLGYAGWEKGQLEEEIAANSWLTVAAEDWVIFDTPVEERYTCAIKLLGFDPALLSSVSGHA, encoded by the coding sequence ATGGAAACGCTATCTCTTGCCCATCATTTCTTGATTGCCATGCCCGATATGGCCGACCCGCTGTTTGCCAAAAGCATCGTGTACCTTTGCGAGCACGGTGAACAAGGTGCCATGGGGGTGATTATCAACAAGCCTTCCGGCATCGTGCTGGCGCAGCTGCTGGAGCAGATCGACCTGCCGCTGACCAACGACGACACCAACACCACGCCGGTTTTCTTTGGCGGCCCGGTGCAACCAGACCGTGGCTTTGTGCTGCACAAACCCATCGGCAACTGGCAATCCACCCTCACCATCACCGACGACCTGGCGCTGAGCACCTCCAAAGACATTCTGGCTGCTGTGGCCGACGGCCGCGGCCCGGACAAGCTACAGATCAGCCTGGGTTACGCCGGCTGGGAAAAAGGCCAGCTGGAAGAAGAAATCGCCGCCAACAGCTGGCTTACCGTGGCTGCCGAAGACTGGGTGATCTTCGATACCCCGGTAGAAGAGCGCTACACCTGTGCCATCAAGCTGCTGGGCTTTGACCCGGCGCTGCTGTCCAGCGTATCCGGCCATGCATAA
- the ruvX gene encoding Holliday junction resolvase RuvX, which produces MHKGTVLGFDFGEKRIGVALGEPQLGIATPLQTIHSEVNDVRFAAIAKLIDEWKATGFVVGLPMHMDGKEHALTALCRKFAQRLHGRYGLPVWLVDERLTSVIAEGLLEDAGVYGRRQKEMLDQVAAQAILMGWFEQPGEPIA; this is translated from the coding sequence ATGCATAAGGGCACGGTGCTGGGTTTTGACTTTGGCGAAAAGCGCATTGGTGTGGCACTTGGCGAGCCGCAGCTAGGCATTGCCACCCCGCTGCAAACCATCCACAGCGAGGTGAACGACGTGCGCTTTGCCGCCATCGCCAAGCTGATAGACGAATGGAAAGCCACCGGTTTCGTGGTGGGCCTGCCCATGCATATGGATGGCAAAGAGCACGCCCTGACCGCACTGTGCCGCAAGTTTGCCCAGCGCCTGCACGGCCGCTACGGCCTGCCGGTATGGCTGGTGGACGAGCGCCTAACCTCGGTCATTGCAGAAGGCCTGCTGGAAGACGCTGGCGTGTACGGCCGCCGGCAGAAAGAGATGCTGGACCAGGTGGCAGCGCAAGCCATCCTGATGGGCTGGTTCGAGCAGCCCGGCGAGCCCATTGCCTGA
- a CDS encoding HAD family hydrolase, with translation MRIAALLIDIDDTLLDDAHATRHGVAALLAAHQLPYTLDEACQRWHTLTQQHWLRFERGECSIIEQRHARLRGLFQRELSEAEATQAFEPYIAGYRSNWKAFDDVAPFVAATAHLPRVLVSNGHLDIQQRKLAATGLDEHFPHLLTPQNCGHAKPDAAIFEAAAALAGVPLQQCMVIGDDPVRDIGAAQALGMPYFHVDRRRADGGLLACLPLLA, from the coding sequence ATGCGCATCGCCGCCCTGCTGATCGATATCGACGACACCCTGCTGGACGACGCCCATGCCACGCGCCACGGGGTGGCCGCCCTGTTGGCCGCGCACCAGCTGCCCTACACACTGGACGAGGCCTGCCAGCGCTGGCACACCCTCACGCAGCAGCACTGGCTACGCTTCGAGCGCGGCGAATGCAGCATCATCGAGCAGCGCCACGCCCGCCTGCGCGGCCTGTTCCAGCGCGAGCTGTCCGAAGCCGAGGCTACACAAGCCTTCGAACCCTACATTGCCGGCTACCGTAGTAACTGGAAGGCATTTGACGACGTGGCCCCCTTCGTGGCCGCCACCGCCCACCTGCCCCGCGTGCTGGTCAGCAATGGCCATCTCGACATCCAGCAACGCAAGTTGGCCGCTACCGGGCTGGACGAGCACTTCCCGCACCTGCTGACGCCGCAAAACTGCGGCCACGCCAAGCCCGACGCCGCCATCTTCGAAGCCGCGGCCGCGCTGGCCGGCGTGCCGCTACAACAATGCATGGTGATAGGCGACGACCCGGTACGCGATATCGGCGCCGCCCAGGCCTTGGGCATGCCGTACTTTCATGTCGATCGCCGCCGTGCCGATGGCGGTTTGCTGGCGTGCCTGCCACTGCTGGCATGA
- a CDS encoding nucleotidyltransferase family protein, with translation MPATAGMNDAEATAQLAVWLRADAFRWQCLQTVRDALPVQAWLAAGFIRNLVWDQQHGYLRPTPLLDIDVIYLDLLLQEPARDYHYEALLTAQLDTGWQVRNQARMAARQQYAPYPDCASAIRHWPETATCYAVRLDADNQLHWLAPLGWAPLFSGEVVRNPLFAGGDTIWQQRLQQKMWRQRWPQLRLIT, from the coding sequence GTGCCTGCCACTGCTGGCATGAACGACGCCGAGGCGACGGCGCAACTGGCCGTCTGGCTGCGTGCAGACGCCTTCCGCTGGCAATGCCTGCAAACCGTACGCGATGCTTTACCCGTGCAGGCCTGGCTGGCTGCCGGCTTCATCCGCAATCTGGTCTGGGACCAACAACACGGCTATCTGCGGCCAACCCCGTTGCTAGACATTGATGTCATTTATCTGGATCTATTGCTGCAAGAGCCGGCACGGGATTATCACTACGAAGCCTTGCTTACCGCCCAGTTGGACACAGGCTGGCAGGTGCGCAACCAAGCCCGCATGGCGGCTCGCCAGCAATATGCGCCTTACCCGGATTGCGCCAGCGCCATTCGCCACTGGCCGGAAACCGCCACCTGCTACGCCGTACGGCTGGATGCCGACAACCAGCTGCACTGGCTGGCGCCACTAGGCTGGGCACCACTGTTTTCCGGTGAAGTCGTACGCAATCCGCTATTTGCTGGCGGCGATACCATCTGGCAGCAGCGGCTACAGCAAAAAATGTGGCGGCAACGTTGGCCGCAGCTGCGCTTGATCACATGA
- the ylqF gene encoding ribosome biogenesis GTPase YlqF, protein MAIQWFPGHMNKAKKELEERLGSIDVVIEMLDARLPGSSANPMIARLARGKPALKVLNKQDLADPKVTEQWLNWYRKMPGTRAIGLDASDAAPAQKLVAACRELAPGRNSVDKPLRVVICGIPNVGKSTLINSITGRRIAKTGNEPGITKGQQRIMLADDIELFDTPGMLWPKIIVPQGGYNLAASGAVGRNALDEEEVALELLLILMKHYAPQLDERYKIGDIDGLQDWQVLELVGKKRGAVLPGGRINIQKASEIVLTDFRAGATGRISLELPEEWMAWEKAAKEHEVLRAAQKENARLEREEKKKGTR, encoded by the coding sequence ATGGCCATTCAATGGTTCCCCGGTCACATGAACAAAGCCAAGAAGGAGCTCGAAGAGCGCCTTGGCAGTATCGACGTGGTGATCGAGATGCTGGACGCACGCCTGCCGGGCTCCAGTGCCAACCCGATGATTGCCCGCCTGGCGCGTGGCAAACCGGCCTTGAAAGTGTTGAATAAACAAGACCTGGCCGACCCCAAAGTCACCGAGCAATGGTTGAACTGGTACCGCAAGATGCCGGGTACCCGTGCTATTGGTCTGGATGCCTCGGACGCCGCCCCCGCGCAAAAGCTGGTGGCCGCGTGCCGCGAGCTGGCGCCTGGCCGCAATAGCGTGGACAAACCGCTGCGCGTGGTGATTTGCGGTATCCCTAACGTGGGCAAATCCACGTTGATCAACAGTATTACCGGCCGCCGCATCGCCAAAACCGGTAATGAGCCGGGTATTACCAAAGGCCAGCAGCGCATCATGCTGGCAGATGATATCGAGCTGTTTGATACCCCCGGTATGCTGTGGCCCAAGATTATCGTGCCGCAAGGTGGCTACAACCTGGCTGCCAGTGGTGCAGTTGGCCGCAATGCGCTGGACGAAGAAGAAGTGGCGTTGGAGTTGTTGCTGATCCTGATGAAGCACTACGCCCCGCAGCTGGACGAGCGCTACAAGATTGGCGACATCGACGGCTTGCAAGATTGGCAGGTGCTGGAGCTGGTTGGCAAAAAGCGCGGGGCAGTACTGCCTGGTGGCCGCATCAATATCCAGAAGGCGTCCGAAATCGTACTCACCGACTTCCGCGCGGGAGCTACCGGCCGTATCTCGCTGGAGCTGCCGGAAGAATGGATGGCGTGGGAAAAAGCCGCCAAAGAGCACGAAGTGCTACGTGCTGCACAAAAAGAAAATGCACGCCTGGAGCGTGAGGAAAAGAAAAAAGGCACCCGTTAA
- a CDS encoding DUF3820 family protein: MDAHLLQLLVTRVMPYGKYKGRLIADLPGHYLNWFAREGFPPGEIGRLLALMHELDHNGLSSLLDPLRKR; encoded by the coding sequence ATGGACGCCCACCTGCTGCAGCTGCTGGTCACACGGGTCATGCCGTACGGAAAGTACAAAGGCCGCCTGATTGCCGACCTGCCTGGCCATTACCTGAACTGGTTTGCCCGCGAAGGCTTCCCGCCTGGCGAGATCGGCCGCCTGCTGGCGCTGATGCACGAGCTGGATCATAACGGTTTGTCTTCTTTGCTCGACCCACTACGAAAGCGATAA